A single region of the Pseudomonas sp. GGS8 genome encodes:
- a CDS encoding D-hexose-6-phosphate mutarotase, whose protein sequence is MSTPTVEAVKLDELNCWRIRHGQAELLVAQQGAHILSYQLTGQPPLIWLNDEAVFKSGKAIRAGVPVCWPWFGNLSRNPQSVQAMRVSQEPPTAHGLVRAMDWELVGIESEGESLKAEFILPYPEGGLPGWPHQVDLKLSIRLDEQLHISLTSENKGAEPVTISQALHSYFAVSDVRNVHVEGLDGLSYIETLDDWKTVTQTGDLRFTGETDRIYLNTPPTLSIVDPHWERRIELTSSGSRSAVIWNPWIDRAAAFSDMADDGWQRMLCIETANVMDDVVTLAPGASHTLGVSIASNPL, encoded by the coding sequence ATGAGCACGCCCACCGTCGAAGCCGTGAAACTGGATGAACTGAACTGCTGGCGCATCCGCCACGGTCAGGCCGAATTGCTGGTGGCCCAGCAAGGCGCGCACATCCTCAGTTATCAACTGACTGGCCAACCGCCGCTGATCTGGCTCAACGACGAGGCGGTGTTCAAGTCCGGCAAAGCGATTCGTGCCGGCGTGCCGGTGTGCTGGCCGTGGTTCGGCAATCTGTCGCGCAACCCGCAGAGTGTCCAGGCCATGCGCGTCAGCCAGGAACCGCCGACCGCTCACGGCCTGGTGCGGGCGATGGATTGGGAGTTGGTCGGCATCGAATCCGAAGGCGAAAGCCTGAAAGCGGAATTCATCCTGCCCTACCCTGAAGGCGGCTTGCCGGGATGGCCGCATCAGGTGGACCTGAAGCTGAGCATTCGTCTGGATGAACAGTTGCACATCAGCCTGACGAGTGAAAACAAGGGCGCCGAACCCGTCACGATCAGCCAGGCGCTGCACAGCTATTTCGCGGTCAGCGATGTGCGCAATGTGCACGTTGAAGGGCTGGATGGCTTGAGTTACATCGAGACGCTGGACGATTGGAAAACCGTCACTCAGACCGGTGATCTGCGTTTTACCGGTGAGACCGACCGCATCTATCTCAATACCCCGCCGACGCTGAGCATCGTTGACCCGCACTGGGAACGACGCATCGAACTGACCAGCAGCGGTTCACGCTCGGCGGTGATCTGGAACCCATGGATCGACCGTGCGGCGGCGTTCAGCGACATGGCTGACGATGGCTGGCAGCGCATGTTGTGCATTGAAACGGCGAATGTGATGGATGATGTGGTGACGCTGGCGCCGGGTGCTAGCCATACCCTGGGCGTGAGCATCGCCAGCAACCCTCTATAA
- a CDS encoding acyl-CoA thioesterase: MIELEQEDPIPQGDLALQITALPRETNGFGDIFGGWLVAQMDLAGTAMASKVAGGRVATVAIDRMAFLVPVAVGAQLSFYTQALEIGRSSIQMMVEVWSDDPLSSEWRKVTEAVFVFVAIDGSGRTRSVPPRAR; this comes from the coding sequence ATGATAGAGCTCGAACAAGAAGATCCAATCCCGCAAGGCGACCTGGCCCTGCAAATTACCGCGCTTCCGCGCGAAACCAACGGCTTTGGCGATATTTTCGGCGGCTGGCTGGTGGCGCAGATGGATTTGGCCGGCACCGCCATGGCCAGCAAGGTTGCCGGTGGTCGCGTGGCCACCGTTGCGATCGATCGCATGGCGTTTCTGGTGCCGGTGGCGGTGGGCGCTCAGCTCTCCTTCTATACCCAGGCCCTGGAAATCGGCCGCAGCTCGATTCAGATGATGGTCGAGGTCTGGAGCGACGATCCACTGTCCAGCGAATGGCGAAAAGTGACCGAAGCCGTATTTGTGTTCGTCGCCATCGACGGCAGCGGCCGCACTCGTTCGGTTCCACCTAGAGCTCGTTAA
- a CDS encoding MFS transporter — MTTAPSSIAQPAQPARPLTRNDYKTLSLSALGGALEFYDFIIFVFFATVVGKLFFPADMPEWLRLMQTFGIFAAGYLARPLGGIVMAHFGDLLGRKKMFTLSIFMMAVPTLIMGLLPTYSQIGMWAPILLLLMRVIQGAAIGGEVPGAWVFVSEHVPQRHIGYACGTLTSGLTAGILLGSLVATAINSLYTVAEVADYAWRIPFLLGGVFGLFSVYLRRWLHETPVFAELQLRKALAEEVPLRAVLRDHRGAILISMLLTWLLSAGIIVVILMTPTVLQTVYHFSPTTALQANSLAIVFLSLGCVASGALADRFGAGRVFVFGSALLLLTSWTFYHSLFNHPDWLFPMYALTGLLVGTIGAVPYVMVKAFPAVVRFSGLSFSYNLAYAIFGGLTPMVVTLLLKESPMGPAYYVAIICGVGILVGGYLWKKGR, encoded by the coding sequence ATGACCACAGCGCCCTCGAGCATCGCGCAACCAGCCCAACCCGCACGTCCACTGACCCGCAACGATTACAAGACCTTGTCGCTGTCTGCCCTGGGCGGCGCGCTGGAGTTCTACGACTTCATCATCTTTGTGTTCTTCGCCACGGTGGTCGGCAAACTGTTCTTCCCCGCCGACATGCCTGAGTGGCTGCGCCTGATGCAGACGTTCGGCATCTTCGCCGCCGGTTACCTGGCCCGGCCGCTGGGCGGCATCGTCATGGCGCACTTCGGTGACCTGCTGGGACGCAAGAAGATGTTCACCCTGAGCATTTTCATGATGGCGGTACCGACCCTGATCATGGGCTTGCTGCCGACTTATTCGCAGATCGGCATGTGGGCACCGATCCTGTTGCTGCTGATGCGGGTGATCCAGGGCGCAGCGATTGGCGGTGAAGTGCCGGGAGCGTGGGTATTCGTTTCCGAACACGTACCGCAGCGGCACATTGGCTATGCCTGCGGCACGCTGACCAGCGGTCTGACCGCCGGCATTCTTTTGGGCTCGTTGGTCGCCACCGCGATCAACAGCCTCTATACGGTGGCGGAAGTTGCGGATTACGCCTGGCGAATCCCGTTCCTGTTGGGCGGCGTGTTTGGCCTGTTCTCGGTCTACCTGCGCCGCTGGTTGCACGAAACCCCGGTGTTTGCCGAACTGCAATTGCGTAAAGCCCTGGCCGAAGAAGTACCGCTGCGCGCCGTGCTGCGTGACCATCGCGGTGCGATTCTGATTTCCATGCTGCTGACCTGGCTGCTGTCCGCCGGAATCATCGTGGTCATCCTCATGACTCCGACTGTATTGCAGACCGTTTACCACTTCTCGCCGACTACCGCGTTACAGGCCAATAGCCTGGCCATCGTGTTCCTGAGCCTGGGCTGTGTGGCCTCCGGTGCATTGGCTGACCGCTTTGGCGCCGGTCGGGTGTTCGTGTTCGGTAGCGCGTTGCTGCTGCTGACCTCGTGGACCTTCTATCACAGCCTGTTCAATCACCCTGACTGGCTGTTCCCGATGTACGCCCTGACCGGTTTGCTGGTCGGCACCATTGGTGCGGTGCCGTACGTGATGGTCAAAGCCTTCCCGGCGGTGGTGCGCTTCAGTGGGTTGTCGTTCTCCTACAACCTGGCCTACGCGATTTTCGGCGGCTTGACGCCGATGGTCGTCACTCTGCTGCTCAAGGAAAGCCCGATGGGGCCGGCCTATTATGTAGCGATCATTTGTGGGGTCGGGATTCTGGTGGGCGGGTATCTCTGGAAGAAGGGACGCTAA
- a CDS encoding phosphate ABC transporter substrate-binding protein PstS: protein MKLKRLMAAMTFVAAGVATANAFAAVDPSIPSYTKTTGVSGNLSSVGSDTLANLMTLWAENYKKEYPNVNIQIQAAGSATAPPALTEGTSNLGPMSRKMKDTELAAFEQKYGYKPTAIPVAVDALAVFVHKDNPIQHLTMEQVDAIFSSTRLCGAKADVKTWGDLGVTGDLANKPVQLFGRNSVSGTYGYFKEEALCKGDYKPNVNEQPGSASVVQSISSSLNGIGYSGIGYKTASVKTVALAKKGSTDFIEDSEENALNGKYPLSRFLYVYVNKAPNKPLAPLEAEFVKLVLSKQGQEVVVKDGYIPLPAKVAAKALADLGLAEGGAEVAKK, encoded by the coding sequence ATGAAACTGAAGCGTTTGATGGCGGCAATGACTTTTGTCGCTGCTGGCGTTGCGACTGCCAACGCGTTCGCCGCTGTTGACCCGTCGATCCCGAGCTACACCAAGACCACTGGTGTGTCGGGCAACCTGTCCAGCGTCGGCTCCGATACCCTGGCCAACCTCATGACCCTGTGGGCTGAGAACTACAAAAAAGAATACCCGAACGTAAACATCCAGATTCAGGCCGCTGGCTCCGCCACCGCGCCACCTGCGTTGACTGAAGGCACCTCCAACCTGGGCCCGATGAGCCGCAAGATGAAGGACACCGAACTGGCGGCCTTCGAGCAGAAGTACGGCTACAAGCCAACCGCCATCCCGGTGGCCGTGGACGCCCTGGCCGTCTTCGTACACAAAGACAACCCGATCCAGCACCTGACCATGGAACAAGTCGACGCGATCTTCTCTTCGACTCGTCTGTGCGGCGCCAAAGCTGACGTGAAAACCTGGGGCGACCTGGGTGTGACCGGCGACCTGGCCAACAAGCCGGTGCAACTGTTCGGTCGTAACTCGGTATCCGGCACTTATGGCTACTTCAAAGAAGAAGCCCTGTGCAAAGGCGACTACAAGCCAAACGTCAACGAACAACCAGGTTCGGCTTCGGTCGTGCAGTCGATCAGCTCTTCGCTGAACGGCATCGGTTACTCGGGCATCGGCTACAAGACCGCCAGCGTGAAGACCGTGGCCCTGGCCAAGAAAGGCAGCACTGACTTCATCGAAGACAGCGAAGAAAACGCCCTGAACGGTAAATACCCGCTGTCGCGTTTCCTCTACGTTTACGTCAACAAGGCCCCGAACAAGCCTCTGGCCCCGCTGGAAGCCGAGTTCGTGAAACTGGTTCTGTCCAAACAGGGCCAGGAAGTTGTAGTGAAAGACGGCTACATCCCACTGCCAGCCAAGGTTGCTGCAAAAGCACTGGCTGACCTGGGTCTGGCGGAAGGCGGCGCTGAAGTCGCAAAAAAGTAA